A single region of the Chrysoperla carnea chromosome 5, inChrCarn1.1, whole genome shotgun sequence genome encodes:
- the LOC123300238 gene encoding serine/arginine repetitive matrix protein 1 has translation MAQNHRVNYYTNPAFCQQSEYYPEPPPKPNLVRCSSMREAPIGANSSPQKFERYSSMRNYNKNRYEPPPMDENELKINQQVINELKMEEMNISRNRYAYIPDTNKSRTISPPPVYQEQSSGRRVHRYATIPTDEEDEEEEEDEEENCEEQIQIRGMSPNRVHYNNRQKISTNIDIVDHNGNTPPKNRPIPAPRTIISPRNTPNNSITSPVTPKKYNPIATQKLHELLSTPRKTPQRSNNVMITPQKHQMSPPMQASTPKRIKSPPPSYPTSPIRTQAPLQQAPYYVSPPSHYPPPNYPKTRHNGTPMMLSPKAQQKLQYTLPSPHHNGRYNLTVNPMENQRNTAIIQPIRSRSPPPQSVYSETTLSASKSSSWMNLSQKLKDNSNATLAVAALMMILCGALTSGFGFYMISLIGRRYYLDFALVSGFTCFILGLLGFRTRTCRWLPNRNYISGYIVLSVFSLLTCAGLLVLLGLRPKPGTPLADVTSGAVCGISALSLLLASLGVLTSYCCKYPPPDNRVEHCAPGFTV, from the exons ATGGCGCAAAATCATCgtgttaattattatacaaatccAGCATTTTGTCAACAGAGTGAATATTATCCAGAACCGCCACCAAAACCAAATTTGGTGCGATGTTCCTCAATGCGAGAAGCACCAATTGGTGCAAATTCATCTCCGCAAAAATTTGAACGTTATTCAAGTATgcgaaattataataaaaatcgttatgAACCTCCACCAATGgatgaaaatgaattaaaaattaaccaaCAAGTTATCAACGAATTAAAAATGGAAGAAATGAATATTTCAAGAAATCGTTACGCTTATATACCAGATACTAATAAAAGTCGTACAATATCACCCCCACCTGTTTATCAAGAACAATCGAGTGGGCGTAGAGTGCATCGATATGCAACAATACCCACAGACGAGGAAGATGAAGAGGAAGAAGAAGACGAGGAGGAAAATTGCGAAGAACAAATCCAAATACGTGGAATGTCACCAAATCGAGTCCACTATAATAATcgtcaaaaaatttcaacaaatatcGATATAGTAGATCATAATGGAAATACTCCACCGAAAAATCGACCGATTCCAGCACCTCGAACAATAATATCACCACGAAATACACCAAATAATAGCATAACATCGCCAGTcacaccaaaaaaatataatccaattgcTACACAAAAATTGCATGAGTTGTTATCAACACCCAGGAAAACACCACAGCGATCGAATAACGTTATGATAACACCGCAAAAACACCAAATGTCACCACCGATGCAAGCATCGACACCAAAGCGTATTAAATCACCCCCACCAAGCTATCCAACTAGTCCTATCCGTACTCAAGCACCATTGCAACAAGCACCGTACTATGTTTCTCCTCCGTCACACTATCCCCCGCCAAATTATCCAAAAACGAGGCATAATGGTACGCCAATGATGTTATCTCCAAAGGCACAACAGAAGCTACAGTACACCTTACCATCCCCGCATCACAACGGACGGTATAATTTAACAGTGAATCCAATGGAAAATCAACGAAATACTGCAATTATTCAACCAATTCGAAGTCGAAGTCCACCGCCACAAAGTGTTTACAGTGAAACTACGTTATCAGCATCAAAATCTAGTTCGTGGATGAATTTAAGTCAAAAACTGAAAGACAATTCAAATGCAACATTAGCTGTTGCAGCCTTAATGATGATATTGTGCGGGGCATTAACGTCGGGATTTGGGTTTTATATGATTTCATTAATTGGACGTCGATATTATTTAGACTTTGCGCTGGTGTCAGGATTTACGTGTTTTATTTTAGGTTTACTTGGGTTTCGGACACGTACATGTCGATGGTTACCGAATCGAAATTACATATCCG GTTATATCGTATTAAGTGTATTCAGTTTATTAACATGTGCCGGTCTATTGGTGTTACTTGGTTTACGCCCAAAACCGGGAACTCCACTAGCTGATGTTACATCCGGAGCTGTATGTGGTATATCCGCTTTATCATTGTTGTTAGCATCGTTAGGGGTGTTAACATCTTATTGTTGTAAATATCCACCACCGGATAATCGAGTCGAACATTGTGCACCAGGATTTActgtttaa
- the LOC123301547 gene encoding serine/threonine-protein phosphatase alpha-2 isoform — protein MAETDKLNIDNIIARLLEVRGARPGKNVQLTENEIRGLCLKSREIFLSQPILLELEAPLKICGDIHGQYYDLLRLFEYGGFPPESNYLFLGDYVDRGKQSLETICLLLAYKIKYPENFFLLRGNHECASINRIYGFYDECKRRYNIKLWKTFTDCFNCLPVAAIVDEKIFCCHGGLSPDLQSMEQIRRIMRPTDVPDQGLLCDLLWSDPDKDTMGWGENDRGVSFTFGAEVVAKFLNKHDFDLICRAHQVVEDGYEFFAKRQLVTLFSAPNYCGEFDNAGAMMSVDETLMCSFQILKPADKRKFQYGNLNAGRPVTPPRGATNKNKKK, from the exons ATGGCTGAAACAgataaattgaatattgataatattattgcTCGTCTTCTTGAag tTCGTGGAGCAAGGCCGGGGAAAAATGTTCAGTTGACCGAAAATGAAATTCGTGGTTTGTGCTTGAAGTctcgagaaatatttttatcgcaACCAATATTACTGGAACTTGAAGCGCCTCTGAAAATTTGtg GTGACATTCATGGTCAGTATTATGATTTATTACGACTTTTCGAATACGGTGGTTTTCCACcagaatcaaattatttatttttgggagATTACGTAGATCGTGGTAAACAATCACTTGAAACAATATGTTTATTATtggcatataaaataaaatatccggaaaattttttccttttacgTGGCAATCATGAATGCGCCTCAATTAATCGCATTTATGGTTTTTATGATGAATGCAAGCGAAGGTATAACATCAAATTATGGAAAACATTCACAGATTGCTTTAATTGTTTGCCAGTCGCAGCAATTGTCgatgagaaaatattttgttgtcatGGTGGACTTAGCCCAGATTTACAAAGTATGGAACAAATTCGACGTATTATGAGACCTACAGATGTTCCCGATCAAGGCCTTTTATGTGATTTATTATGGTCAGATCCAGATAAAGATACAATGGGTTGGGGTGAGAACGATCGTGGTGTTAGTTTTACATTTGGTGCGGAAGTCGTtgccaaatttttaaataaacatgattttgatttaatatgTCGAGCGCATCAAGTTGTTGAAGATGGCTATGAATTTTTCGCAAAACGACAATTAGTAACATTGTTTTCAGCACCAAATTATTGTGGTGAATTTGATAATGCCGGTGCAATGATGTCCGTGGACGAAACATTGATGTGCTCATTCCAGATTTTAAAACCGGCTGACAAACGTAAATTTCAGTATGGCAATTTAAATGCAGGCCGTCCAGTAACACCACCACGGGGAGCCACCAATAAGAATAAGAAGAAGTAA
- the LOC123300709 gene encoding speckle-type POZ protein-like, whose amino-acid sequence MDHAGITNLKKNKFSYLWTINNVTAFLQPKLAFDEGLVSPTFTKGNNNNLAWSLKITKYMEIQRRFEDNQQKFDCLTFAIKLVSSYKTKTPAVYKLSFVNDKEELITKVENGYEFGIGFEANIYSTNVSAILNKQNGLISDDKFKIFCQISVIEIVTGDTIESIIKVPKCRIIDDLEILFETKKFCDATLSVADGKEFQVHKTILAARSPIFAAMFDHEMEERKLNRVNITDIEYDILHELLKFIYTGKVDNLQTMASELLAAADKYALERLKILCEKELCRNLSIENAAETLIFADLHGANQLKAQAINFINNNPKVAATVGWKKLKETYSHLITDVYEELLTLRIL is encoded by the coding sequence ATGGATCACGCAGGAattacgaatttaaaaaaaaataagttttcttaCCTATGGACTATAAATAATGTTACTGCTTTCTTACAACCAAAACTAGCTTTTGATGAGGGGTTAGTATCTCCCACATTTACCAAagggaataataataatttagcatGGTCtcttaaaataactaaatatatgGAAATTCAGCGAAGGTTCGAGGATAATCAACAAAAGTTCGACTGTCTGACGTTTGCTATAAAACTAGTATCAAGTTATAAAACTAAAACACCAGCGGTATATAAACTTTCATTTGTAAATGATAAAGAAgaattaataacaaaagtagAAAATGGATATGAATTTGGCATAGGATTTGAAGCAAATATCTATTCTACCAATGTGagtgcaattttaaataagcaGAATGGATTAATTTCTgatgataaattcaaaatattttgtcaaataaGTGTAATAGAAATAGTTACGGGTGATACTATAGAAAGTATCATAAAAGTGCCAAAATGTCGAATAATTGATGATCTTGAAAttctatttgaaacaaaaaagttttgtgaTGCCACTTTATCCGTTGCTGATGGCAAGGAGTTTCAAGTACATAAAACCATTCTGGCAGCTCGGAGTCCTATATTCGCCGCAATGTTCGATCATGAAATGGAAGAACGCAAGCTAAATCGTGTAAATATAACCGATATTGAATATGACATATTACATGaactattgaaatttatatatacgGGAAAAGTAGATAATTTACAAACGATGGCTTCGGAACTTTTAGCGGCAGCTGATAAATATGCTCTAGAAAGATTGAAGATATTATGTGAGAAAGAATTATGTAGAAATTTGTCAATAGAGAATGCAGCGGAAACTTTAATATTTGCGGATCTTCACGGAGCTAATCAGTTAAAAGCTCAggctattaattttattaacaacaatCCAAAGGTAGCGGCTACTGTGGGATGGAAAAAACTGAAAGAGACATACTCGCATTTAATTACGGATGTATACGAAGAACTTTTAACTTTAAGAATCCTGTGA